One Halosegnis longus DNA window includes the following coding sequences:
- a CDS encoding outer membrane protein assembly factor BamB family protein: MVEERSRRWTMDAGGPRRRGMSRATGPAELPSTDSDNRVTPNPRVESLVMNGDIAYFTRADGCLVAVDTADQQIRWTRQAAPGTAGQYPRSPWVCLRGQELLVGGTGLVGYATTTGKPATTYIEPSTTDTVGSSRYWRPVVAPSGEIIATRDAEAVCLDTDGDELWRYQLEPTPVEEIHQETGRSTGEFYHPAADDSSVYLLAEDVVAHVPEPSVEGKIHALGYDGTRRWKTGVAGHVQGGEVASSVTVGDSGVYLSQYSSDGTPMGDGVSRLDKQTGTIEWEHGQSGGQVAYDGTSVFTTDDLNKRVFALEPDSGNIKWNHEVPEGDAQTDSMECDGSVIVDSEYVYAALDGRLILLEKETGRVQDTRRFDHQRPSQFVLSGESLYYGTSNGALYEVARQLSETTPTFCPTCGQDLSALSATNFCPSCGTQL, translated from the coding sequence ATGGTTGAAGAACGCTCTCGCCGGTGGACGATGGATGCGGGAGGGCCACGTCGACGTGGGATGAGTCGAGCTACGGGTCCCGCCGAACTGCCTAGCACTGACAGTGATAACCGGGTGACGCCCAATCCACGGGTTGAAAGCCTCGTCATGAACGGGGACATCGCGTACTTCACCCGCGCAGATGGCTGTCTGGTCGCAGTTGACACAGCAGACCAGCAGATTCGCTGGACGAGACAGGCAGCACCGGGCACAGCAGGACAGTATCCCCGTTCGCCGTGGGTGTGTCTTCGGGGGCAGGAACTACTCGTCGGCGGGACCGGACTCGTCGGTTATGCGACGACGACAGGAAAGCCAGCGACGACATACATCGAACCGAGCACGACAGATACCGTCGGAAGCTCACGGTACTGGCGTCCAGTAGTGGCCCCATCTGGAGAGATTATCGCGACACGTGACGCCGAGGCGGTGTGTCTCGATACGGACGGTGACGAACTCTGGCGATATCAGTTGGAACCAACGCCGGTAGAGGAGATTCATCAAGAAACGGGACGCTCCACGGGCGAGTTCTATCATCCGGCTGCCGACGATAGCTCCGTGTATCTTCTCGCAGAGGACGTCGTTGCGCACGTCCCGGAGCCGAGTGTCGAGGGGAAAATCCACGCCCTCGGCTACGACGGCACACGGCGCTGGAAGACGGGCGTGGCTGGCCACGTTCAGGGGGGAGAAGTGGCATCGAGCGTCACCGTTGGCGACAGCGGTGTCTACCTCTCTCAGTATTCATCCGACGGAACACCGATGGGAGACGGCGTGAGCAGACTCGACAAGCAGACGGGAACGATTGAGTGGGAACACGGCCAGTCTGGGGGCCAAGTTGCGTACGACGGCACGTCGGTGTTCACCACTGACGATTTGAACAAGCGGGTTTTTGCTCTTGAGCCAGACTCGGGCAATATCAAATGGAACCACGAAGTCCCGGAGGGGGACGCACAAACTGACTCGATGGAATGTGATGGGTCGGTCATCGTAGATTCCGAGTACGTGTATGCGGCACTCGATGGTCGGCTCATACTCCTTGAGAAGGAAACGGGACGCGTTCAGGATACGCGCCGATTTGACCACCAGCGACCCAGCCAGTTCGTACTCAGCGGAGAGTCACTGTACTACGGAACGTCCAACGGTGCACTGTACGAAGTTGCGAGACAGCTCTCAGAAACCACGCCGACCTTCTGTCCGACGTGTGGCCAAGATCTCTCGGCGCTCTCTGCGACGAACTTCTGTCCTTCCTGTGGAACACAGCTGTGA
- a CDS encoding histidine kinase N-terminal 7TM domain-containing protein: MDAVRVAYIGGFTFAAVACLLSLRRVSRVSDPDTQRGLRALLGLSGLWAITHVGRLLPISPAGQLGFYVTGLVVGLATIGAWLYFCSAYTGHDHHRQPWIRRAALGLYVAIITIKITNPLHGLYFETTTTTQPFPHVVIELSTIHWIVTGLSYALAAIGFYLLYEMLSRSKSDVRMLGALMATTALPIVFYLATLVDTGGLVTLHYEPLGVAVFAVGALYFVDEQFTAIPRFWRAQILDEINEAIVVTDGAGRLRDYNRRALEIFPELRGREDTPLTDVVSSLACAAEEGGEIITVGQPDDETERYLYVTKTPLTQVDVVVGQAVVCADVTDLERQRRQLERKNEQLDRQNEQLDAFADAITHELRNTLTIAIGYFGMIAEERPEDSSDEAVETVKETHERMERIVSDLARLARRGQTIDEMEACELSSVAAAAFSDVDTDGLSLRNCEDISLRADQSLLLELLSTVVRFADLHGASELAVESDGTIITLTTDGEPIPAETIEDVFAYGEAKPSAETGMLFPTMRAIASSHGWTVEIDPTYRDGVRIEIGGVELLPATG; the protein is encoded by the coding sequence ATGGACGCCGTCCGGGTGGCGTATATCGGGGGGTTTACTTTTGCGGCTGTAGCCTGTCTTTTGAGCCTCAGACGGGTGTCCAGAGTTAGCGACCCGGACACACAGCGCGGACTCCGAGCGCTGTTGGGACTGAGTGGACTCTGGGCGATTACGCACGTCGGCCGACTGCTTCCAATCTCGCCGGCAGGCCAGCTCGGATTTTACGTTACGGGCCTCGTTGTCGGTCTCGCGACGATTGGAGCGTGGCTGTACTTCTGTTCTGCCTATACTGGCCACGACCACCACAGACAACCATGGATCCGCCGCGCTGCGCTCGGTCTTTACGTCGCGATTATCACTATCAAAATCACCAACCCACTCCACGGGCTCTACTTCGAGACTACGACGACGACACAGCCATTTCCCCACGTCGTAATTGAACTGAGCACGATTCACTGGATTGTTACTGGCCTGTCGTACGCACTTGCTGCAATCGGATTTTATCTCCTGTACGAGATGCTCAGCAGGTCGAAATCAGACGTTCGAATGCTCGGGGCACTCATGGCAACAACGGCCTTACCGATCGTTTTCTACTTGGCCACGCTCGTCGACACCGGCGGCCTCGTTACCCTCCATTACGAACCGCTTGGTGTCGCTGTGTTCGCTGTCGGTGCTCTCTACTTCGTTGACGAGCAGTTCACCGCGATTCCACGGTTCTGGCGCGCGCAGATCCTCGACGAGATTAACGAAGCGATCGTGGTCACTGACGGTGCCGGTCGGCTCCGCGACTACAACCGACGGGCTCTCGAGATCTTCCCCGAGTTGCGTGGCCGCGAAGATACACCGCTGACCGATGTGGTGTCATCGCTAGCCTGTGCGGCCGAAGAAGGCGGAGAGATCATTACTGTTGGACAGCCTGACGACGAGACGGAACGGTATCTCTACGTCACCAAGACGCCGCTGACGCAGGTCGATGTCGTCGTCGGACAGGCTGTCGTGTGTGCAGACGTAACCGACCTGGAACGCCAGCGCCGACAGCTCGAACGCAAGAACGAGCAACTCGACCGACAAAACGAGCAACTTGATGCCTTCGCTGATGCGATTACCCACGAGCTCCGGAATACGCTGACAATCGCGATCGGCTACTTCGGGATGATCGCCGAAGAGCGGCCAGAAGACAGTAGCGACGAGGCTGTCGAGACGGTCAAAGAGACCCACGAGCGGATGGAACGCATCGTGTCCGATTTAGCGCGATTGGCTCGCCGTGGACAGACAATCGATGAGATGGAGGCGTGTGAGCTTAGTTCGGTCGCTGCGGCCGCATTTTCCGATGTCGATACGGACGGACTGTCACTTCGCAACTGTGAGGACATCTCCCTCCGGGCCGATCAGTCACTACTGCTTGAGTTGCTCTCCACTGTCGTCCGCTTCGCTGATTTGCACGGCGCGTCCGAGTTAGCCGTCGAATCTGATGGGACCATCATTACGCTCACAACTGACGGGGAGCCGATACCAGCCGAGACGATTGAGGATGTGTTCGCCTACGGTGAGGCGAAGCCGTCCGCCGAGACCGGGATGCTGTTTCCGACAATGCGGGCGATTGCGAGTAGTCACGGATGGACAGTCGAAATTGATCCGACGTATCGTGACGGGGTCCGGATCGAAATCGGTGGCGTTGAGCTACTTCCCGCTACTGGATGA
- a CDS encoding metallophosphoesterase family protein, which produces MELLVCGDLHLKPGGEAHPIEGIPIADGIDFALVVGDLTHRDGPDDVALAREFVEYVTDAVPLLYVPGNHDHMPMPERVVDGINDAAVAHETAFETGDFSVVGWGCTQRSLEPPLDVRDFEPLDPTTKPPSERRYAADAAADQLLEACAAVIIEEQPASTVATELGLTREEQARFKTGVETVAARYDTLEGVLTDAEHALLATHLSPYNTSFDRHHSVGDRDAALEVLHTGSIAIQLAIQSHDVFTAVSGHTHAQGYDVGTGPAGQPHLVNLGFRGVAEFTLRPDDGAFSYTTVDIPF; this is translated from the coding sequence ATGGAGCTACTCGTCTGCGGGGACCTACATCTCAAGCCTGGCGGCGAGGCCCACCCTATCGAGGGCATCCCGATTGCGGATGGGATCGATTTTGCACTCGTTGTAGGCGATCTGACGCATCGCGATGGCCCCGATGACGTAGCCCTCGCGCGTGAATTCGTCGAGTACGTCACCGACGCGGTGCCGCTCTTGTATGTCCCCGGCAATCACGACCACATGCCGATGCCGGAGCGGGTGGTCGACGGCATTAACGACGCAGCAGTCGCCCACGAAACTGCCTTCGAGACGGGAGACTTCTCGGTCGTTGGATGGGGATGTACGCAACGGTCGCTCGAACCGCCCCTCGACGTGCGTGATTTCGAGCCGCTCGACCCGACGACAAAGCCGCCGAGTGAACGACGCTACGCAGCGGATGCAGCTGCAGACCAGTTACTCGAGGCCTGTGCGGCAGTCATCATCGAGGAGCAGCCAGCTTCTACAGTCGCGACAGAGCTTGGCCTGACTCGAGAAGAGCAGGCACGGTTCAAGACTGGCGTCGAAACAGTGGCAGCAAGATACGACACGCTCGAAGGGGTACTCACCGACGCCGAACACGCCCTGCTTGCGACTCACCTTTCACCGTACAATACGTCGTTCGACCGGCACCACTCGGTTGGCGACCGGGATGCAGCACTCGAAGTACTCCATACCGGCTCAATCGCCATCCAGCTGGCCATTCAGTCTCACGACGTCTTCACAGCGGTGAGCGGCCATACCCATGCACAGGGGTACGATGTCGGCACGGGACCGGCGGGGCAGCCACATCTGGTCAACTTGGGCTTCCGTGGTGTGGCTGAGTTCACGCTTCGCCCCGACGACGGGGCCTTCTCGTATACGACAGTGGACATCCCGTTTTGA
- a CDS encoding DUF1810 domain-containing protein: protein MSGDPYNLQRFVDAQAETISRVTRELRAGRKQSHWMWFIFPQLTGLGRSPTSNRYGIDSRREAEAYLAHPVLGPRLRECTQLVCSLEKQDPTAVFGSPDDLKFRSSMTLFETVGTETDSFTAALSQYYDGERDEQTLALLEAE, encoded by the coding sequence ATGTCGGGAGATCCATACAATCTACAGCGGTTCGTCGACGCGCAAGCTGAGACAATCAGTCGAGTCACGCGCGAGCTACGAGCCGGTCGAAAGCAGAGCCACTGGATGTGGTTCATCTTTCCGCAGCTAACTGGACTCGGACGCAGCCCCACCTCGAACAGATACGGTATCGATTCGCGACGCGAGGCAGAAGCATATCTCGCCCATCCTGTATTGGGCCCGCGGCTCCGCGAGTGCACGCAGCTCGTGTGTTCGCTTGAGAAGCAAGACCCGACAGCGGTGTTTGGCAGTCCCGACGATCTGAAGTTTCGTTCGTCGATGACACTGTTCGAGACTGTCGGGACTGAGACGGACAGCTTCACAGCCGCACTTTCCCAGTACTACGATGGCGAACGCGACGAGCAGACGCTGGCGCTTCTCGAAGCGGAGTAA
- a CDS encoding lactate utilization protein — translation MSQQKSDYADDTAIDGSLDELPAEETIDATVENLEANGFNVIVVDSADEALEALQSHIPADVSVMNGHSTTLEEIGFIEYLTDGDHEWDALPNEIWSIDDDAERQAARRQSQTADYFLGGINAIAQSGELVAADLSGSRIGAYPFAASNVVIVSGVNKIVPTLDAALDRLESVAYPLENERAQEAYGVESAIAKQLILRQEPEEDRTTIVLIRDQLGY, via the coding sequence ATGTCTCAACAGAAATCTGACTACGCAGACGACACTGCTATTGACGGATCGCTTGATGAACTGCCAGCCGAGGAGACGATCGACGCGACCGTGGAAAACCTCGAGGCGAACGGCTTCAACGTCATCGTTGTTGACTCTGCTGATGAAGCGCTGGAGGCGTTGCAGTCGCACATTCCTGCTGACGTCTCGGTCATGAACGGTCACTCGACCACACTCGAAGAGATCGGCTTCATCGAGTATCTGACCGACGGGGACCACGAGTGGGACGCACTCCCGAACGAGATCTGGAGCATCGACGACGACGCCGAACGGCAGGCAGCCCGCCGGCAGTCACAGACGGCCGACTACTTCCTTGGTGGGATCAACGCCATTGCACAGTCCGGTGAACTCGTTGCGGCCGACCTCTCGGGCAGCCGAATCGGTGCCTACCCGTTCGCTGCGAGCAATGTCGTCATCGTCAGCGGAGTCAACAAGATTGTCCCGACGCTCGATGCTGCACTTGACCGACTCGAGTCCGTCGCGTATCCGCTCGAAAACGAGCGCGCGCAGGAAGCGTACGGCGTCGAATCGGCAATCGCCAAGCAGCTCATCTTGCGCCAAGAGCCCGAAGAGGACCGAACGACGATCGTCCTCATCCGCGACCAGCTGGGGTACTAA
- a CDS encoding outer membrane protein assembly factor BamB family protein, with protein MRQVRMHNPTHRFDQDLRRQTPLSAEPTVAWQDEFGGHVREISYWDGTVYSATGEDIVAVGTDGREQWRFNADATVNTSPAVVDGTVYAASYDRHLYALNAATGREQWRFETLGDIGTSPAVVNDTVYFGSNSRTVFAVDANSGREQWGFDTQGGLQSSPAVVDGTVYIGTTNPESRIYAIDAGSGRERWHFEANGPVWSSPTVIDSTVYVGDKAGSVFALDAASGRERWGFRAGDEVAGAPAVVDGSVYFGSHDTEVHAVDAATGREQWAFEADGSVKAAPTVVGDVVYAGSLYGTVYALDRKDGSKLWQFETDGEVVTSPLMADGVLYVGFADGTAYALEADSGSGTHVSSEAAPSSASGSKPPSFCPECGGDLSDHRNANYCPECGFSL; from the coding sequence ATGCGCCAGGTTCGAATGCACAACCCGACCCATCGGTTTGATCAGGACCTCAGGAGACAGACGCCTCTTTCCGCGGAGCCGACGGTTGCTTGGCAAGATGAGTTTGGGGGCCATGTCCGAGAGATTTCGTACTGGGACGGGACCGTCTACTCAGCAACTGGCGAAGATATCGTTGCGGTTGGAACCGATGGACGCGAGCAGTGGCGATTCAACGCAGATGCGACAGTAAACACATCCCCGGCAGTGGTCGATGGGACGGTCTACGCTGCGAGTTACGACCGGCATCTATACGCGCTGAATGCAGCGACTGGACGCGAGCAGTGGCGATTCGAGACGCTTGGAGATATTGGAACCTCACCCGCAGTCGTTAACGACACTGTCTATTTCGGGAGTAACTCCCGTACGGTATTTGCTGTCGACGCAAACAGTGGGCGCGAACAGTGGGGGTTCGATACTCAAGGGGGACTTCAGTCGTCACCGGCCGTCGTCGATGGGACAGTCTACATTGGGACTACGAACCCCGAGAGTCGAATCTATGCTATTGACGCTGGGAGCGGGCGAGAGCGGTGGCACTTCGAGGCGAATGGACCAGTGTGGTCCTCACCAACAGTGATCGACAGCACCGTCTACGTCGGTGACAAAGCTGGCTCTGTTTTTGCACTTGACGCGGCAAGTGGCCGTGAGCGATGGGGCTTCCGGGCTGGCGATGAGGTGGCGGGAGCTCCAGCTGTCGTCGATGGGTCCGTGTATTTCGGCAGTCACGATACCGAGGTCCACGCGGTGGACGCAGCGACGGGTCGGGAGCAGTGGGCCTTTGAGGCGGATGGGTCGGTGAAGGCGGCACCGACGGTGGTCGGTGACGTAGTCTACGCTGGGAGTCTCTACGGGACGGTCTACGCACTGGATAGAAAAGACGGGAGCAAGTTGTGGCAGTTCGAGACCGATGGTGAGGTCGTGACATCGCCACTGATGGCCGACGGGGTCCTGTACGTCGGGTTTGCTGATGGGACAGCGTACGCGCTCGAAGCCGATTCTGGGTCCGGAACCCACGTGTCCAGCGAGGCCGCTCCCAGTTCAGCGTCAGGCTCAAAGCCTCCTTCATTTTGTCCAGAATGTGGCGGTGACCTCTCGGATCACCGGAACGCGAACTACTGTCCAGAGTGTGGCTTCTCACTTTGA
- a CDS encoding metallophosphoesterase, whose product MDDRVSSVDSTDSTPPIVHISDIHGYLSDARSALQALDDTDEFAPIVTQDADGTLHWADNDYVLVVNGDVVDRGPRNEDCVALVRRLQAEAPAGRVRYHIGNHEMGILLPDIFHWPNTYSTSLAAEKREDFLRYVTDGWVSAAYDGYSYTYTHAGSNDAVAAAELNQQLIDAATQLLDAGSSLSETAQREYINEYPDLFGLGGSGGRGPGAGICWLDFEHLDPGAPSQIVGHSMREYPVRNGNVVCGNIIRLNHERAGGEGVIVEEPDGLTAVTRRPDASVKTAEL is encoded by the coding sequence ATGGACGACCGCGTCTCCTCAGTCGACAGTACTGATTCTACCCCACCAATCGTCCACATTAGCGACATTCACGGGTATCTTAGCGACGCCCGGAGTGCGCTTCAGGCGCTCGACGACACCGATGAATTCGCCCCAATTGTGACGCAGGACGCCGATGGCACACTCCACTGGGCCGACAACGACTACGTCCTCGTCGTCAACGGCGATGTGGTCGACCGTGGTCCCCGCAACGAGGACTGCGTTGCGCTGGTCCGACGCCTCCAGGCTGAGGCACCGGCCGGCCGGGTCCGATATCATATCGGCAACCACGAGATGGGGATTCTCTTGCCCGACATCTTCCACTGGCCCAACACCTATTCGACATCTCTCGCGGCTGAAAAGCGGGAAGATTTCCTCCGGTACGTCACCGATGGGTGGGTGAGCGCGGCGTACGACGGCTACAGTTACACCTACACGCATGCCGGCTCGAACGACGCGGTCGCTGCTGCGGAACTGAACCAGCAGCTCATCGACGCAGCGACGCAGCTACTCGATGCCGGCTCATCGCTGTCGGAGACCGCCCAGCGAGAGTACATCAACGAGTATCCAGACCTCTTCGGGCTGGGCGGAAGCGGGGGGCGTGGTCCAGGGGCCGGCATCTGTTGGCTGGACTTCGAACACTTGGACCCCGGAGCGCCGTCCCAGATCGTCGGCCACTCGATGCGGGAGTACCCCGTTCGGAACGGAAACGTCGTCTGCGGGAATATTATCCGGCTGAACCACGAGCGGGCCGGAGGGGAGGGCGTCATCGTCGAAGAACCGGACGGGTTGACCGCTGTCACGCGCCGTCCAGACGCGTCCGTCAAAACAGCCGAACTCTGA
- a CDS encoding mechanosensitive ion channel family protein, which yields MAPQTLPDDIVAKYTGFFGQLAEFVVVSLLVYGIGRIVVVPTVRWVFERQEFEPTLERAFEKVLGVGVIIGAITIGAWMAGFTVFLGGSALIVAALTLAVGFAAQDVLSNFVAGLFIVQDKNFNIDDWIEWDDKAGFIEDIGFRVTRIRTFDNETITVPNTELATTGVTNRMSNETLRISYSLGIGYGDDIDETTRILTDAAADHDDILADPAPSVRVTELGDSAVLLQARFWISDPDREDFSVTRSEYIQSVKQRCDAAGIDLSTTTQHDLSGELAVRDGDGSPR from the coding sequence ATGGCCCCGCAAACGCTTCCCGACGACATCGTAGCAAAATATACGGGGTTTTTCGGTCAGCTGGCCGAGTTCGTTGTTGTCTCGCTTCTCGTGTACGGGATCGGGCGGATCGTGGTCGTACCGACGGTGCGCTGGGTGTTCGAGCGACAGGAGTTCGAACCGACGTTGGAACGCGCGTTCGAGAAGGTTCTGGGGGTCGGGGTTATAATCGGCGCTATCACTATTGGTGCGTGGATGGCCGGCTTCACTGTCTTTCTGGGTGGCTCAGCACTCATCGTCGCCGCCCTTACCCTCGCTGTCGGCTTTGCCGCACAGGACGTGCTCTCGAACTTCGTCGCCGGGCTGTTCATCGTTCAGGATAAGAACTTCAACATTGACGATTGGATCGAATGGGATGACAAGGCCGGCTTCATCGAGGATATCGGGTTCCGCGTGACAAGAATTCGGACGTTCGATAACGAGACCATCACCGTTCCGAATACGGAGTTAGCGACGACCGGCGTCACGAACCGGATGAGCAACGAGACGCTCCGGATCTCCTACAGTCTCGGTATCGGCTACGGGGACGACATCGATGAGACGACGCGAATCCTCACCGATGCAGCCGCGGACCACGACGACATACTGGCCGATCCCGCGCCCTCGGTTCGTGTTACTGAGCTTGGTGACAGCGCAGTGCTGTTGCAGGCACGATTTTGGATTTCGGACCCGGATCGAGAGGATTTCTCGGTCACCCGCTCGGAGTACATTCAATCGGTCAAACAGCGATGTGACGCTGCCGGGATTGACCTGAGTACGACCACACAGCATGACCTCTCGGGCGAGCTTGCGGTACGAGACGGCGATGGCTCGCCTCGATAA
- a CDS encoding outer membrane protein assembly factor BamB family protein: MLDDDVGVAAIDRRRTGRVHDQRVGATAPTQAWTTVAGGGVERGPVGIDECAYVCTTEGGLHAIDATTGERRWQASLDGHPVGAPTVERKFLYTGTSEGTFHAFEVATGEREATVSMDAGFVAPPLITPNGWYLFLTDATIRNYQPGHDEAVIDAPGRALGVAAAADGMVYVATGYGTADDSLTQPAILAIDETARSVAWQQTLPAADGVETVVVAGERLLVVARGQVRALDRSTGERAWDLPLKSVTDGSDDDQTGGPHQPRLAVDAETGIGVVSCWAGQPVVAQFELDAPTGFDEQWTHSADTVTPSVRDGTPSGGVSTPLVFDDAIVVCGPGLRLHALDRESLSTRWTVPLPVDSDRPLATLTAVEDRIIVADNHGGLHAYQLTG; the protein is encoded by the coding sequence ATGCTCGATGACGACGTTGGCGTTGCGGCGATTGACCGCCGTCGTACCGGCCGAGTACACGACCAACGCGTTGGTGCGACGGCACCCACACAGGCGTGGACGACGGTCGCGGGAGGTGGAGTCGAGCGTGGTCCCGTTGGCATCGACGAGTGTGCGTACGTGTGTACGACCGAGGGGGGCCTCCACGCGATCGATGCGACGACTGGCGAACGTCGGTGGCAGGCTAGTCTTGACGGCCACCCCGTTGGGGCACCGACCGTCGAGCGCAAGTTCCTGTACACTGGCACGAGCGAAGGCACGTTCCACGCCTTCGAGGTTGCAACAGGCGAGCGAGAAGCGACCGTCAGCATGGATGCTGGCTTTGTTGCGCCACCGCTGATTACGCCGAACGGGTGGTACCTGTTTCTGACCGATGCGACGATTCGGAACTACCAACCGGGACATGACGAGGCAGTCATCGATGCACCAGGACGAGCACTCGGTGTCGCTGCGGCCGCAGACGGGATGGTGTATGTTGCGACCGGCTACGGGACGGCAGACGATTCGTTGACACAGCCGGCGATACTGGCAATCGATGAAACCGCCCGCAGCGTTGCGTGGCAGCAAACGCTCCCAGCCGCCGATGGCGTCGAGACTGTAGTCGTCGCTGGCGAGCGACTGCTTGTCGTTGCCCGCGGGCAAGTGCGTGCGCTCGATCGCTCGACCGGAGAGCGTGCGTGGGACCTCCCGCTCAAATCAGTAACCGACGGGAGTGATGACGACCAGACTGGGGGACCTCACCAGCCGCGGCTGGCTGTCGATGCCGAAACCGGGATTGGGGTTGTGAGCTGCTGGGCCGGTCAGCCAGTCGTCGCGCAGTTTGAGCTCGATGCCCCAACGGGATTCGACGAACAGTGGACGCACTCAGCCGACACTGTCACACCCAGTGTCCGGGATGGAACTCCAAGTGGTGGCGTCTCCACGCCACTGGTGTTTGACGATGCCATTGTGGTCTGTGGCCCCGGGTTACGACTCCATGCGCTTGACCGAGAGTCACTCTCGACTCGATGGACTGTCCCGCTTCCGGTCGACAGCGACCGGCCCCTGGCGACGCTGACGGCAGTCGAGGACCGAATCATTGTCGCCGACAACCACGGGGGACTCCACGCGTACCAGCTCACAGGTTGA
- a CDS encoding hemolysin family protein: MVNIALSLAQVALALVLVVLNGFFVAAEFAFVRIRGTAVEQLAEEGRTGAKTLQEVMGSLDDYLATTQLGITIASLGLGWVGEPAVAALLEPVLEPILPGGVIHLVAFAIGFSIITFLHVVFGELAPKTLAISQTERLSLFLAPPMKLFYYILYPGIVVFNGAANTFTRALGVPPASETDETLGERELLRVLTRSGEEGDIDVAEVAMIERVFDLDDIVVREVMVPRPDVVSVPADATLSDIQSIILEAGHTRYPVLDADDGDQVVGFVDVKDVLRAEVEDEDAEVVGDIVREIIIAPETMTLSSLLRQFKEDQQQMVAIIDEWGAFEGIATIEDVVEALVGDLRDEFDMDEREASIRQHGTDGYDVDGGVPLSEVRDVIDEEFTSDEVETIGGLVLEQLNRAPERGDYIEVGGYVVEVTGTEGARISTVWIHEDGGDDSVTN, from the coding sequence ATGGTAAATATCGCGTTATCGCTGGCGCAAGTCGCCCTTGCGCTGGTTCTTGTGGTGTTGAATGGGTTTTTCGTCGCCGCAGAGTTCGCGTTCGTTCGGATACGAGGGACAGCGGTCGAGCAACTTGCTGAGGAGGGACGCACCGGTGCGAAGACGCTTCAGGAAGTGATGGGGAGTCTTGACGACTATCTCGCAACGACACAACTCGGCATCACCATTGCCTCTTTGGGGTTGGGATGGGTCGGCGAACCAGCCGTGGCGGCACTCCTCGAACCCGTGTTGGAACCGATTCTACCGGGAGGTGTTATCCATCTCGTCGCTTTCGCAATCGGCTTTAGTATCATCACGTTCCTCCACGTCGTCTTTGGTGAACTCGCGCCGAAAACGCTCGCTATCTCCCAAACCGAGCGGCTTTCTCTGTTCCTCGCCCCGCCGATGAAACTTTTCTATTACATCCTGTATCCGGGAATCGTCGTGTTCAATGGAGCTGCAAACACATTTACACGAGCACTTGGCGTGCCCCCTGCTTCCGAAACGGATGAGACGCTCGGCGAACGGGAACTTCTTCGGGTGCTAACCCGATCTGGTGAGGAAGGAGATATCGACGTTGCAGAAGTGGCGATGATTGAGCGGGTGTTCGACCTCGACGATATCGTGGTGCGAGAGGTCATGGTTCCACGACCGGATGTGGTGAGTGTTCCGGCCGATGCCACGCTCTCAGATATTCAGTCGATTATTCTTGAGGCTGGTCACACCCGCTATCCAGTTCTTGATGCCGACGACGGCGATCAAGTGGTTGGCTTCGTGGATGTCAAAGATGTGTTGCGAGCCGAAGTGGAGGACGAAGATGCCGAAGTAGTCGGTGACATCGTCCGAGAGATCATCATCGCTCCCGAGACGATGACACTGAGTAGTCTCCTGAGACAGTTCAAGGAAGATCAGCAGCAAATGGTCGCAATCATCGACGAATGGGGGGCATTTGAGGGGATTGCAACAATTGAAGACGTCGTTGAGGCGCTCGTTGGAGACCTCCGCGATGAGTTTGATATGGACGAGCGTGAAGCCTCGATTCGCCAGCATGGTACTGACGGGTACGACGTCGATGGAGGCGTCCCGTTATCGGAGGTCCGCGATGTGATTGACGAGGAGTTCACAAGCGACGAGGTCGAAACGATTGGTGGGCTCGTACTTGAGCAGCTCAACCGTGCGCCAGAACGTGGCGATTACATTGAGGTCGGTGGGTACGTCGTTGAGGTAACTGGGACTGAGGGGGCCCGAATCTCGACGGTCTGGATTCACGAAGACGGAGGGGATGATTCAGTGACGAACTGA